The DNA sequence ccccgccgcagccccgctcacccccccgtccccgtccccggctCTTGCAGATCCTGCAGCGCTTCGAGGTGCAGCCCGAGCCCGGCGGGCGCCCGGTGAAGCCCATGACGCGGACGCTGCTGGTGCCCGAGACGGACATCAACCTGCGGTTCCTGAGCCGctgagcggggccgcggccgccccccctatttaacccccccccccggccctatTTATTGCCCCGAAGGGGAGCCCGCAGGCGGCAGCGGGGATATTTAAAGGTTTATTTATTGCTCGGCGGATAATAAACGGGTTTGTACGGATGGGGAGCGGCGGCGGTGCCCTGCTCGGCCGGGCTCCCGCTGGCACCGGGCCGCCCGGGCTGCCCCGACTCGCCGGCGACGGCGCTCCCtgcgcccggggggggccgcgccgcggggcgggggggggcaggcgcTGACTTCACCCCCATTCCTCAGCCCTTCCCGTCGGCCTGCGTGACTCacggcagcggcggggcccccccgccccgacgtGCCCACCTtggggggggcggcgctgccttTGCACCCTGTTGCCCCCCCCGTTGCACCCCCCCCTTGCAgggctcctgggggggggaaggggggggctccgtgccggggcggcccggcgttCCCGGAGCGAGGTGTGCCGCCCTGCCCCGACATGCCCGCCGCGCGCGGGGGCACCCAGGCGTGACTCgtccgttcccccccccccggggcggcccagacggcggcgggcgaagcgcggcccccccagcccgtggggcaccgtgggggggggggtgaacgGGGCATCCTGCGGTCGGCCAGGCCCTGGgcaaggagagggcaggggcctccctcgccccccgccgccgTTGCCCCCCCCGGTTaacgccccccccctccccggccccggggggccgcggcgctgacGTCAATGCTCGGGGGACTCTGgaccccgcggggccccggcgccgtTGACGCCAACGCGGCCGTGCGTGGCGGCGAGGCCTGGCACCGCGccggctgctgccccccccccccggcctcccccccccgccccgggctgccccagcacctcccGCGGCACCGGGCTGGGGACCGGCAGGATGGTGCCCCGGCGCCGGGAGGTGGCACCTGGGccgggcagcgcccgggccccCCCGAAACCACGCGGCTCCGGGGCGGTGGGCGTGGGGGGGTTCACGCGTGTGCTGGCGCGTGGgacggggggggggtctcacgcGCGTGTGCACGGGGCACGGCACCACCCGGTGCCGCCTCTGCACCCGCAGCTGTGCCAGATGTGGGGCTCAGCCCCGCCGAGCCCAGCACCGGACACTGACCCCAGCATGAGGCGGGGACCCGCCCCGGCCTGGGGGGAGCcccgtgggggccgggggggggggctcggatCCCTCCCggggagcagccccccccccccccccccccaccggggcCCTGGCCCACCCACGGGCCTGGTGCCCCACATGGTCCCGGTGCCCTCTGTGTTCCCGGTGCCCCCCCCATGGTCTTGGTCCACCCGTGGGCTCAATCCCCGCCACGAGGGTCCGGTTCCCCCCCTCCGTGGTCCgatgccccccccccgccgtggtcGCGGTCCCCCGTGGGCCCCGCAGGCCGCTCCGGGCGCCGGGGCCGTTTCAGCACCACGGACAGAGGCCGGGCCCCGCTGACCGCCCggggggccccgccggcggctggggggctcgggggggcccgggggggggccccggccctgcgggggTCCGGGGAGCTCCCGCTCCGGTTGGGGGGGGCCGGTACCCAAGCTgggtgtcccgggggggggggggctcagtcCCGCGGGTCTCGGTCCCAGGGGCACCGGGGAGGTCTCGGGGGTCCCCTCCCGAGGTGGGGGGGGGtcgcggtgccgggggggcccccgcggTGGGGACAGGCGCGGATTTGGCGACAGCCGATTGCTGCCGGTGGGACCTTaccggagccccccccccccccagcccccccccccggcggggctcCGCGCGCGGGGGCTCCGGACGCCGGAGCCGCGGGGCGGGAAGGGCGCTGACCGCTGGGGGGCGCCGTCGCGCCGCGgctccgggccggggggggggggggggggggagcgggcagAGCGCGGGGCCGCGGGTTCGAGTCCGGCCGGGGGCGccccccccatcgcccccccccccggcccccccgcccggggcggggagcccaggcgtccgaggaggtgccccccaccccgggcatccggggagggagcagggaacccaggcgtccggcgctgCCCGCGCGAACCGGCACCCAGCATCccgcccctttccccccccccgcaataaagccaaggggcccaggcgtccggctccctcACCTCCCCCTCCCAGCCTTTCCGGCCGGCCCGTCTCGCTGGTTCCGGTCCTCCAGctccgcccccggcccgggccccgccgccgagACCCGCGGGCCGCGCGCTGCTGCTCGGGTGAGTCCCGGGGCCCCggtgcgcgccgcgccgccttgCACGGGCCCCTTGCACGGGCGCTTTGCACGAGCGCCTTGCACGAGCGCGCCCTGTGCACGCGGCGGGGCCCCCTTGCACGAGCCCCGAGCACgcgcggggccccccccgccTTGCACCAGCGCTTTGCATGCGGCACAGCCCCGTGCACGCGtggctcccccccaccccggtgcgCGCGTGGGATCCCCCGTGcacgcgcggccgccgcgccttgccccggccccgctgcacgCGGGCGGCCCCCGCCTTGCACGAGCGCCTTGCACGCGGgcggcccctcccctcccccccccggccccctttGCACGCGCCTTTCCCCGTGCACCAGCCCTTGCACCAGGGGCAGAGCCTCCCCCGGGTCCCCGCTGCACGCGCGTCCCGGGGAGGGGCGTGTTGTCGCCGGGGGGGGGACAGTCCtaacagcggggggggggggggagctgcagaGGCTGGGGTGGGCTGGGGCACAtccatggggtgctgtgggtcccTCGGGTGCTGGGAGCCGCAgggtgctggtgcctggggtGCTGGTGCCTTAGGGTGCTGGGCTTTGGGCTTTGGAGGGGGCCCTACGGTGCCGGGTGCAGGGTGCTGTGGCCACGTCTGAGCCGGGTGCTGCAGGGTGCCGGGGGCCTGGCGACGGCGGTGGCACCAGCATGGCGAAGGAGGTGCGGGCGCAGTACGAGCCGGTGGCGGAGATCGGCGTGGGCGCCTACGGCACCGTCTACAAGGCGCGGGACCTGCAGAGCGGCAAGTTCGTGGCGCTGAAGAACGTGCGGGTGCAGACGACGGAGAACGGGCTGCCCCTGAGCACCGTGCGCGAGGTGGCCCTGCTCAAGCGCCTCGAGCACTTCGACCACCCCAACATCGTCCGGTGAGTCCCGCGGGTGCCGCCTCCCACGCCACGGCCTCCGGCGGGGACCGGGGACCCCGCTGACGCCgcgtcccccctccccggccagGCTGATGGACGTCTGCGCCACGGCACGGACGGAGTGCGAGACCAAGGTGACGCTGGTCTTCGAGCACGTGGACCAGGACCTGAAGACCTACCTGGACAAGGCGCCTGCGCCCGGGCTGCCGCTCGACACCATCAAGGTGGGTCGGGGGGCCGGGACGGTGACCGTGGgaccgcggcggccggggggtcGCTCACGCCGGGCGCTCTTCGCCCTGCAGGACCTCATGCGGCAGTTCCTGCGCGGCCTCGACTTCCTGCACTCGAACTGCATCGTCCACCGGGACCTCAAGCCCGAGAACATCCTGGTGACCAGCAACGGGCAGGTCAAGCTGGCCGACTTCGGCCTGGCCCGCATCTACAGCTGCCAGATGGCCCTGACCCCTGTGGTGCGTGGCCGGGCCGTggccccggggggccgggggtcccgggaggCTGCAGGGCCACGTAGCCGTGAACCTGCGCAGCCACAAATCCAGCGCGATGGGGCTTGGGTGGCCCCAGGGCCGtgtggctgtgaagctgggtgGCCATGGAGCTGTGGGTCCCAGGTGGCCATGGCTTGGGTTGGCCATGGATccaggcagctgtggggctcAGGTGGCCACGGATCCAGGTGGCCACGGCTTGGGTTGGCCGTGGATCCGGGGAGCTGTGGGTCCCGGGTGGCCACaagcctggggagctgcaggtcaGGGTGACCCAGGGGCTGGGTGACAGCAAATCTGGGAAGCCACCGTGGGGCAGGGTGGCCGTGTTCGTGGACACTCGCAGATCCACGTGGCTGCGAGTCTGGGGAGCCACCAGTCCCCGGTGTCCCTAGGGTGGCCACAGATCCTGGTGGCCAGGGGACCGGGTGGCCATGAACCGAGGAAGCTGTGGGTCCCATGGCGGGGGGACAGATCTAGGTGGCCACGAATCCAGGGCACTTCGGGTCTGGGTGGCTGCAGCTCTCCGCGGCGGTGGCCCCCGGGCAGGAGGGGACCCACGGGCGGTGGCCGCGGCGCTGAGCCGGTCCCCGTGCCGCGGGCAGGTGGTGACACTGTGGTACCGGGCGCCCGAGGTGCTGCTCCAGTCGACCTACGCGACGCCCGTGGACATGTGGAGCGTGGGCTGCATCTTCGCCGAGATGTTCAGGCGGAAGTGAGCGCTGGGGGGACGCCGGGGGGTGGctctgggggggggacacgggtgCCTGCGGTCCCCGGCACGCCCCACAGCTCCGTCACGGCGTGCTGCCGGCCGGGAACGTGGCCTGGGGGAGACCCCTGCCCCAAACCGAGCCCCCGCGTCCCCCGGCGTGGCTGGGCGATGCCGGCGGGTGACGGTAGCAGTGAGTCCCCACGCTGGTgacatccccgtgtcccccccaggccccttttCTGCGGGAACTCAGAGGCCGACCAGCTGGGCAAGATTTTTGAGTAAGTGACTGGGGGAGCAactggggcaggtggggggtcctggggggctggggcGCTGGCGCCTGGGGGTGTCTGGCCCTGACACCATTTCTCCCCCCCTCATTGCTCCCCCCAGCATGATCGGGCTCCCCGTGGAGGACGACTGGCCCCTGGACGTGGCCCTGCCCCGCTGCGCGTTCacggcccggcccccccagcccgtcGAGGGCTTCGTCCCCGAGATGGAGCCGCTGGGGACCCAGCTGCTCCTGGtgagactgggggggggggacgtggggggggccctgggctgGGGACAGCCCCCAGTGTGCCCAGGGCTGGGGAGACCCCATGCCACCTTCAGGTGCGTGGGGGACATGCGTGGCCCTGGCGTGGCCCCCCCAACTCcgtgtctcccccccccccccccccccaggagatGCTGACCTTCAACCCCTACAAGCGGATCTCGGCCTACGACGCACTGCGGCACCTTTACCTCCAGGACC is a window from the Dromaius novaehollandiae isolate bDroNov1 chromosome 28, bDroNov1.hap1, whole genome shotgun sequence genome containing:
- the CDK4 gene encoding cyclin-dependent kinase 4 isoform X1, whose protein sequence is MAKEVRAQYEPVAEIGVGAYGTVYKARDLQSGKFVALKNVRVQTTENGLPLSTVREVALLKRLEHFDHPNIVRLMDVCATARTECETKVTLVFEHVDQDLKTYLDKAPAPGLPLDTIKDLMRQFLRGLDFLHSNCIVHRDLKPENILVTSNGQVKLADFGLARIYSCQMALTPVVVTLWYRAPEVLLQSTYATPVDMWSVGCIFAEMFRRKPLFCGNSEADQLGKIFDMIGLPVEDDWPLDVALPRCAFTARPPQPVEGFVPEMEPLGTQLLLEMLTFNPYKRISAYDALRHLYLQDRGAGEG
- the CDK4 gene encoding cyclin-dependent kinase 4 isoform X2, yielding MAKEVRAQYEPVAEIGVGAYGTVYKARDLQSGKFVALKNVRVQTTENGLPLSTVREVALLKRLEHFDHPNIVRLMDVCATARTECETKVTLVFEHVDQDLKTYLDKAPAPGLPLDTIKDLMRQFLRGLDFLHSNCIVHRDLKPENILVTSNGQVKLADFGLARIYSCQMALTPVVVTLWYRAPEVLLQSTYATPVDMWSVGCIFAEMFRRNMIGLPVEDDWPLDVALPRCAFTARPPQPVEGFVPEMEPLGTQLLLEMLTFNPYKRISAYDALRHLYLQDRGAGEG